Genomic DNA from Nitrospinota bacterium:
ATCAGAAGCCTATTCGATAATAGAAACCTGCTGCATCTTGTTCAAAGTGGTCTTATCGAAAAATCCGAGTACCATATCGCCCAGGCGATTCGCAGAACCACACGGGAATCGTTACCTATCATCCTGCGCGAGCTTGGCTGGGTATTGCCTGAATCGATTTGATCTAGATTTAAAAACTCTTCAATTTTCAATTCCGGCTCACGTTCTCTCATTCACATCTATATACTGATAGGATGTAGTAATCAGTCATTAATACATGGGGCGGAGTTTAATCACCCTATAGTCATTCAGCGGAGGAGAGAGCGTGCTTGATATTGGAATAATCGGTGGCGGGGTAGGCGGACTCGTAACCGCAAGCGGCTCGGCGCAGTTCGGCGCGAAGGTCGCCCTCGTAGAGAAAGGGAAGCTCGGCGGAGATTGTCTCAACTTTGGCTGTGTCCCGACAAAATCGTTGCTCCACTCCGCAAAGATATTCCGTGACTCTATTAAAGCGGAGAAGCTCGGCCTCCATATCGGAAACACAAAGCTTGATTTTGGACGTGTGATGGAGCGAATGCGGGAGGTTCAGTCGACAATTGCGGTTCACGATGATCCGGAACGGTTCCGCAAGATGGGAGTCGATGTCATATTCGGTACCGGATTATTTGAAGACCGCCATACGTTCGCAGTTCCCGGAAGAAAGATAAAGGCGAAGAAATTTCTCATCGCGACAGGTTCGCGTCCGGCAGAATCTACCATCCCCGGCTCGGATGGAGTCTCCTTCCTCAATAACGAAAACATACTTGATATAAAAACGCTCCCTGAGTCGATGATAATCCTCGGCGCGGGACCGATTGGAATCGAGTACGCGCAGATATTCTCCCGCTTCGGATGCAAGGTGACGCTGTTTCAGCGCAGGGGCCGGATTCTCCCGAAGGAGGATCATGAACTGGCGAAGATGCTGGAAGGTATTTTGAGAGCGGAAGGTGTCGATATCCAGACCGCACCCCATTACGACAAGGTCGAAGAGTCCGGCGGAAAGGTATCGCTCACAGTCAGCTATGGTGAAGGGAAGGGGCAAAAGGTTTTCAGCGCGGAGAAGATACTCGTAGCCACAGGACGGAAACCGAACATCGAAGGGCTGAATCTGGAAGGGATAGGAGTAAAGAGTACCGACCTCGGCATAGTGGTTGACGATACCCTTAAAACTACCGTCTCCAACATATGGGCATGCGGTGATGTTATCGGGCTCTTCCCGTTTACCCACGCGGCGGAGCATCAGGCGGGGGTGGTGATTTCAAACGCTCTCTTCCCGCTGGTGAGAAGAAAGATCAACAGGAGAGTCGTCCCGTGGTGTACCTTCACCGACCCGGAGTTCGGAAGAGTCGGCCTTACAGAAGTGGAGGCGAAGAGCATGCTTGGCGCATCAAATGTAAGCGTATATCGATTTAATTACAGCGGTCACGACAGGGCGGTTATCGAAGGTGCTACAGAGGGGATGGTAAAAGTGGTCTGCGACCTGAAGGGGAAGATACTGGGCGCGCATATCCTTGGAGCGAACGGTGGTGATTTGATAAATGAATACGCGCTTGC
This window encodes:
- a CDS encoding FAD-dependent oxidoreductase, encoding MLDIGIIGGGVGGLVTASGSAQFGAKVALVEKGKLGGDCLNFGCVPTKSLLHSAKIFRDSIKAEKLGLHIGNTKLDFGRVMERMREVQSTIAVHDDPERFRKMGVDVIFGTGLFEDRHTFAVPGRKIKAKKFLIATGSRPAESTIPGSDGVSFLNNENILDIKTLPESMIILGAGPIGIEYAQIFSRFGCKVTLFQRRGRILPKEDHELAKMLEGILRAEGVDIQTAPHYDKVEESGGKVSLTVSYGEGKGQKVFSAEKILVATGRKPNIEGLNLEGIGVKSTDLGIVVDDTLKTTVSNIWACGDVIGLFPFTHAAEHQAGVVISNALFPLVRRKINRRVVPWCTFTDPEFGRVGLTEVEAKSMLGASNVSVYRFNYSGHDRAVIEGATEGMVKVVCDLKGKILGAHILGANGGDLINEYALAMNSGLGVQQISQTIHVYPSMGQVVKRGADQYYREKLFSGPFALFTKFWFGKK